GGCTATCAGATGAAGAACTTGGCGGTTCGCTGATAGCCCCCCCTTCTTTTCTTGTTCACTCCCTCCAGGTGTCTATTAAGGACTTATTACCTTATCCGCTTCGACAAGTGACTCAATAATATCGTACATATTGGATATTACTCCAACCTGAAGCTTTTCCTTAATTCCATAGAAGCTGAGACATGTCCCACAGGAAAGAATTTCGACTCCTTTCTTTTCCATCTCTTTTATATGTCCCACCACATCCGATCCCTCAATAACCAGCTTAACACCGCTATTTGCAAAGATGAGTTTCCTGGGTTGTGGATCAGCAACAATCATGGTTTTGAGGAAAGCATCCATGAGGGTCTTCCCCAATTCCTCATCCCCGACACCCATTAAATTGGAATTTATGTAGATGACGATATTGTCATTTCCTTTGCCCTCCCTGGTTTTTGATCCGACTTCACAGGAAAATCCTTTAGCTATCTCAAGACGATAGTCTCCGTTATCTTCCTCAACCTTCACTGTGCAGCCCTGACTTTCTGCAAAGCGTCGGACGTTATCTCGTGCT
This genomic window from Thermodesulfobacteriota bacterium contains:
- the yedF gene encoding sulfurtransferase-like selenium metabolism protein YedF, whose amino-acid sequence is MTKAVDARGLACPQPVINTKKALEEIEEGILTVIVDNVAARDNVRRFAESQGCTVKVEEDNGDYRLEIAKGFSCEVGSKTREGKGNDNIVIYINSNLMGVGDEELGKTLMDAFLKTMIVADPQPRKLIFANSGVKLVIEGSDVVGHIKEMEKKGVEILSCGTCLSFYGIKEKLQVGVISNMYDIIESLVEADKVISP